CCGCGGCGTACTGCTCCTTCAGCCGCTCCAGGCGGCGCCGCTCCTCGGCCAGGTCGATCTCGCGGATGCGGTCGGCCACCTCGGGCTCGAGGTTTTCGAAGTCGATGAGGATCTCGAACTCCTCGCCCTCGCCCGCGATCAGCTCGGGGACCTCCTCGTCCTCCAGCGCGATCACGCCCGCGTCGGCCGCGGCCTCGGGCGCCATCTCGGGGACGAGGGTGGGGTTTTGCACCACCGACGACTCGACGAGCTTGCGCAGGTCGGCGGCCAGCTTGCGGGCGCGTTCCACCTCGGCGGTGGCCAGCGTCTCCTGCTGCTGCGCCTCCTTGATCTGCTTGAGCAGCGAGCGCAGCCGCCGGGGCTTGGGACCCCCGATGTTCTTCACGCGCTCGAGGGCGTCCTCGAGGTCCGAGATGTCGCGGGCCTGCCGCAGGAGGGCGTTCTGCAGCTTTTCTTCGAGCAGGTCGATCTGGGCGAGCGCCTCCTTGAGCAGCTCTTCGCTGGACTCGCCCTCGCTCTCGCTGGCCTCGACCAGGGCGGCCAGGCTGCGCAGGCGCTGCACCTCGGGCCACTCGAAGTAGAGCTTGAAGCGCGAGACGGCCTGCTGCAGTGCCCGCTTGGGGTCGCTGCGGGCAGGGTCCGGCTCCCGCGCTGCGGGCGCTTCCTGCGCGAGGGCGCGCAGCGTCTCCTCGACGACCTTACGGGCGCTGGCGGCGTCCATCTGCCCCTGCAGCTCGCGGTAGACGAAGCGCTTGAGCAGGATCGCGGCGCGGTCGGGGTCGAGCGATCCGGGCTCGAGCCCCAGCCGGGCCAGGCCCTCGGCTAGGACGGCCTGGGTGCGGGCCCCCAGGTGGGGTTCCAGGGCTTCTTGGAGTCGGCTCAGTAGGGGCACGGCGTCGGGTTACCTCCGGGTTGGAGCTAGAACTCTTCGTCCCACTCCACGATCGTTTCGCTGGTGAGGGTGGGGTTGCGTTCCCCGGTCATGTCGGCCGAGGTCTGCACGGTGGTGGCCGCCTGGCGGCGGTCCTGGATGAGGCCGAACTGGATGGCGATGCCGCGCAGCCCCCAGGTGGCGAAGACGACGACGAGGAAGATCAGGGCCCCCCAGGCCAGCTGCGCCACGATGTTCTGCAGGATCGAGAGGTTGTCGAGGACGAAGAGCTGCGGCACCCCGCCGTAGGTGGCGAGGATGTCGCCCAGGTAGCTGAGGCCTTCGATGATGCCCGGCAGCAGCAGGAAGAAGAAGGCGAGGCCCATGAGGCGCCAGTAGATGTTGCGGCCGCCGAAGGTCAGGTAGATCAGGTAGAGCGGGAAGAGGGCGAGCATGCCGACGAGGATGAAGAAGACCGCGCGGGGGAGGCCGAAGGTGGCGCGCTGCAGCGAGACCGTGAAGTCGTGCCAGGGGCCCAGCGGCCGTTCCAGCACGATGTCGGCCACGTTTTCCAGCTGGGCGTTGAGCACCGTGAGGTCGGAGGTGCGCAGACCCACGCCGCCCATCTGCTGCTCGAACATCGCCAGCGTGACCTTCGCCGCCTTGGGGTCGATGGCCTCGACGAGCGGGTAGATCTCGTAGACGTAGCGGTTGCGGGCGTACTCCATGTACCTGCGCGCGTCCTGGGCGCGCCCCACGGAGACGTAGGCCTGGGCCGTGGCCAGCAGGCCCTTGGTGATGTAGAGGCTGTTGCGCCAGTCGGTGTAGCTGTAGATCCCCACCTGCGCCATCGAACGCGCGACCTTCTCCGCCTTCTTCTTGTCGCCGATCAGGAAGGCCATGTCCTGGTTCAGCTGCTCGATGGGCGAGACGAGGACCTGCGCCTGGATCTTGGGCGTTCCCGCGGGCGCGGGCTTGGGCGCGGCCACCGGCTGGGCGGCGGGCTGGGGGGCGGCGGGCGCCGCCGGCTGGGGCTGAGGCTGGGGCGCCGTGGCTGCGGCCGGGGCCGCGGGCGGCGTTTCGGCGGGGGCGGCGGGGGTTACCGCCGGGGCCGCCGGCGCGGGGGCCGCGGCGGCAGGGCCGGCGGCGCGGAAGAAGCGCTGGGCGGCGGCGATCAGCTGGTCGGTCTGCTGTTTGAACCCGGCCTCGTCGCCGGAGACGAGCTTGGCCAGCGCGTCCACGTAGTCGCGCGCCAGGTTGTCGATGCGCGGGGAGTCCTGCACCACCAGGTAGAGGCCGTAGGCCTTGGCCGTCAGGGCGTAGGCCGAGGCGCGCTGCTTCTTCTGCTGGGCGAGCTGCAGCGACTTGTACATCGCCTCGGCGTAGGCGCGTTCGAAGAGGGTGCGCAGCCCCTCGATGTCGCCGGCCTGGATCAGCGGCACCGCCTTGGCCTTGAGGTCGGGGGTGCGTGCGGTGATCTCGATGAGGCGGTCGAGCAGCGCCAGCGCCTCGTCGGTGTTGCCCTGGTAGACGGCCTGGAACATGGCCTCGTACATCAGCTTGCCCAGGGAGCCGCGCACGACCCAGAGCTGACCCTCGAGGTCGGCCTTGCTCTTGCGCGACACGGCGATGCGGGCGTTGTTCAACGCCTGGACCACACCCTCGCTCAACGCCTCGGGGACGTTCTCGGCGCCGCTGCGGAAGATGTTGAGCGCGTCGTCGAGCGCCTGCAGGCTGGCGGTGGGATCGCGCAGCAGCTCGGTGCGCGCCGTCTCCAGTTTGGGGGCCAGCTGGTCGTAGAGCTGGGGGAGCGGCATCGCCCAAGCGACCGCGAAGAGAAAGACTAGAACGATCCAACGGGTGTGGTTCATGGTTGACCTCCTTTGGCCTCGTAGCTGTTTAATACGTGCAGCAGCCTGCCGAGGTTCGCCTCGCGCTTGGCCACGAGGGCGACCAGTGCAGGTCCGAGGGGGCGCACGAGCACCTGACCCTCCTGGAAAACGCTATAAAATAGTTTATACGGTTTTTGCTTTTGCAGGAGGTTGTGCACCACCCCGAGGATGGGGGCCAGGTCCTCCACCCCGGGAAGCCGGGCCTCCTGGTACGAGGGGCCCTGCAGCAGCACCCCGCTGACGCCCTCCTCGCGGGCCAGTTCGTTGACCAGGCCTTCGCGGGCGTCCGCGCGGCCGAGGTCGACCTCGCGGCGCGGCAGGATCAGGGTGTTGCGGTCGCCGGGCGCGGTCGGTGCCGGTGCCGCCGCGGGCTGGGGCCGGGCCGCCGCGGCCTCCTCCAGGCCGCGCAGCACCCGCCGCAGCGCCCCCGTGGGCTCCTGGATGGGGAAGACCTGCTGCAGCTCCGCGAGCAGCGGCCCGCGCACGAAGCGCACCCAGGCCTCCGGGCCCATGGCGTCGGGGTTGACGCCGGCCCGGCGGAGGGCCCGGTTCATGATATTTTGCGCCGCAACCGGCGACGCGTACTCGGTGAGGGCCTCGACCACGAGGCGTTCGATTTGCGGCATACGCCTCCTTACTCACGCATTATAGAGGAAATGTCCAACTCGATTGGGTCTAGAGCCGGTAGCCTTCGGCCGCGCCGCCCTCGACCCAGACCTCGCCGTCTTCGAGGTGCTCCTTCTTCCAGACCGGCAGGATCAGCTTGACGCGCTCGAGCGCGTAACGGGCGGCCTCGAAGGCCTCGGGGCGGTGAGGGGAGGAGACGACGATCACGATCGAGGCCTCCGCGGGGTTCACCCGCCCCAGCCGGTGCACCAGGGCGATGCGGCCGAGCGGCCAGCGCGCGCGCAGCTCGCCGGCGATGCGGGCCAGGGTGGCCTCGGCCATGCTCTCGTAGGCCTCGTAGGTAAGGTAGCGCACCTCGCGTCCCTTGTTGGGCGAGCGGGTCGTGCCCACGAAACTGACCACCGCGCCGTAGGGGGGCGCGGTGGCCCAGGCGACGAGCTCGCCGATCAGGGGCTCGAGCGGCTCGTGGGAGAGGCCGGTGCGGTCGTCCCCGGAGCCGCCGGAGACCGGCGGCAGGAAGGCGAGCTCGCTGCCTTCGCGCAGGGGGGTGTCGGGTTTTACCAGCTCCTCGCCGAGGGCCGCCATCCCCCCCGAGAGGTCGAGGCCGGGCACGGCCGCCTCCACGGCCGCCTTGGCGTCGGCGACGGTGCTGCCCTCGGGCAGGTCGAGCTCGAGGCGGCCGGTTCCGGCCGCTTCGCGGTAGTGGGCGAAAAGACGTACGTTAACGCGCATGAACGGTTTCTCCTTCCAGGGCGCGGCTCAGGCTCTCGGCCACCGAGAGCGCCTCGCGGTAGCGCATGCGCAGGGGGCCGATCAGGGTCAGCTCGCCGGTGCGTCCGCCCCGCTGGAACCCCGCCTGCACCAGGCTGAGGCCCTCCACGTCGCCGACGCGCACGTTGAGGCGGCGCGCCGGGGTGATGGGGCCGGTGGGCAGCTGCTCGAGCAGGTCGAGGGCGCGGCGCACGAACGCGGGGTCCTGCGCCTCCGGCTGCGCCAGCATGGCGCCCAGGCCCTCGAGGTAGCGTTCCGATCCCGGCCCCGCGAAGGCGCTGGTGAGCTTGCGCCCCAGCTCGGCCAGCTGGGGGGTGGGCGCGCTGCGGCGGCCCAGCTCGGCGAGCGGGTAGGGGCCGCGCAGCCAGCGCTCCGCCTGCTCCAGGAAGTCGTCGCCGTCGAGGTCGAAGGGGACCACCCCCTCGAGCACCCGGCCGCCTTCGAGCACGGCCACGGCCAGGAGCTGCCCTCCGCCCAGGTTGGAGAGGTGCACCTGCAGCACCCGCGGCGGGCCGGGTTCGCTCAGGCGGACGACGACCGGATAGCCCCCGAGCCGGGTGGCCATCTGGGCGGCGAGCTGGGGCCAGCGGC
This genomic stretch from Oceanithermus desulfurans harbors:
- a CDS encoding molybdenum cofactor biosynthesis protein, with amino-acid sequence MRVNVRLFAHYREAAGTGRLELDLPEGSTVADAKAAVEAAVPGLDLSGGMAALGEELVKPDTPLREGSELAFLPPVSGGSGDDRTGLSHEPLEPLIGELVAWATAPPYGAVVSFVGTTRSPNKGREVRYLTYEAYESMAEATLARIAGELRARWPLGRIALVHRLGRVNPAEASIVIVVSSPHRPEAFEAARYALERVKLILPVWKKEHLEDGEVWVEGGAAEGYRL
- a CDS encoding DeoR family transcriptional regulator; its protein translation is MTERQRRLLHLLTRAYIETGKPVPSRWLAERLGVSPATVRYDLADLEAAGLIEKPHASAGRVPTRQGFRQYALAQLPPEPLPHDTLERLARVLTGSGSRWPQLAAQMATRLGGYPVVVRLSEPGPPRVLQVHLSNLGGGQLLAVAVLEGGRVLEGVVPFDLDGDDFLEQAERWLRGPYPLAELGRRSAPTPQLAELGRKLTSAFAGPGSERYLEGLGAMLAQPEAQDPAFVRRALDLLEQLPTGPITPARRLNVRVGDVEGLSLVQAGFQRGGRTGELTLIGPLRMRYREALSVAESLSRALEGETVHAR